The Acanthochromis polyacanthus isolate Apoly-LR-REF ecotype Palm Island chromosome 10, KAUST_Apoly_ChrSc, whole genome shotgun sequence genome includes the window aatgaaatatcacatgttAATTAGTAAGCTCAAGCAAAGGTCCTGAGCTGATGCCTGTGGCTTTTTTTCTCATGCTATCGATGTTCTTGTCTAATTTGAGGAAAAAAGATTAATACATTTCACAAAATGTCAGACTATTCCTTTAACTACTAataaattcttcaaaataacatttgtgactagaaaaaaacatgttgcaaGTCTCAAAGCAGAGGAGCACAACAGGATTTTTCTCCTTTCCGCAAATGAATTTTCAATTCTCCCAAATAATACTTGTGAAATAACTGCATGCACATTTCTGAAAGTTGCTCTAATCAGCATTTATTTTGGTACAAAGGATCAAACAACCACACATAATGTGAAGTACTTGTTGAGCTGCCTCCAGAGACCTGCTCAACaagtgactgcaggtttaaATCAAACACAAGGCCTTTGAATTGTCGCTATTGAGGACACACTCATCATTCATCTGCCTGTTTCCCTCTGTGCTGGATGGGAATAATGACTCTGGCCCATAAAGCGAGCACAGATCACCAGTCAGCCCTCCTTCTCCCACAGCTGTACACGATCGTTTCTGAATGTGCCATGTGTCACGCTGCAATTTCCCACTTCCCAGTGTTACAAAGAGGTTCAtcaactgcatttttgtcatatttgtctcctttttgtgcCAGGCTGGCTCATAATCAAATGACCTATTTATCCCGGTCCATAAATAATTTCAGTCGGAAATGGGATCCGACAGGCATCGAGGAGGaacactgcatttttttcctccaaacgTTCTGGCTCCCTCTCAGCCTCTCTCTCAACGGAACAGGGAAGTATTATCTAAGAGGCAGCATTGCACCAGTGGTATTAGATTTGCTCTTGCCAATTTTTTGAGATACCTCACATGTGTACGTCTCATGGCGCTCCATCGGAGGAGACTGATGCCGTTCGATGTGATTTGGTACAGCACtctatgtctgtgtgtgctgtAGGTGGGCCAACAGAAACCTCTGATCACCACCTCCATCCTTCTTCATGCTCTCACTGGGCAGAAGTCTCGCCAGTCAGAAGGCAGTGGCATCAAACAAATTTTGCCAAGGAAATATGGAACCAACTGTGGACAGAATAGCTAAAGATTTTGTTACTAGTGCCACTAACTTTACTGCAGTAAGAAGAGGCACTCTGTAGTTGAGATATTACCAGCAGTAGCATGTTGAAACGTGTCAATGTTAACAATtgcaacatgaaaaaaaacaagatttttttatcatgtattggggggggggggggggggggggggagtcaGCTCGTTCTTTATTAGCCATGATGTCAGGCTTATTATAAACAATCTAACCTGACAGATTATACTTACAAAGATTTCATATGTGACAATATGACACAGCTAATAAGAGAACATGAAAGATAAGCAATGTCAAATCtatttcaaactgaaaacagcCTTTGAAGTCTCATAGCATGAAACTTAAAGGGCACCTGCATTGTCTGAAGGTGCATCACATTTATAATTTTGTTTGTTCCATTGCATTATACTTCCTGGTGTGCATGTAATTCAGTATTCAAACACTGTGCTTGTGCAGTGTTGGTCTGTTGCAGCATAAGTAATTTTTCTCCTTATGTGTTGCCTCCTTCAACATGCTGCACATGATTTTGTCCCTCGGTAGGGGACGAGCTGCGAACACTTGGTAATGCACACTGTCACACGCTgcaactgcacaaacacataaacaagAAACCATCTCGCTTTTTCCCTCCTCAAAGTGCCCAGAGTGTCGCCATGAGCAAACTGTTACCTGCTGAGAGTCTTTCAATCCAActttacagacacacagaaatggACTGCCTTAAATTTCAGCTCTCAAAGTGTTTTTTGAAATACATTTGACAATCATCAGGCAAAGGCACTCTTTGTCGGCACCGTAGAGATTTGGCAACCTGAGGATCTATGCAGATGCAAGTCCAACACTTTTAATCAGCAATTTATTCAAATGTGAAAGATCAAAGAGAAATCATGCTACTTCTTGATATGGTTTCACTATTCAGAGCCGATTTCAAAATTCTCACAACTAAAATAATCTAAAGTCTCcattagtgtattttttttttaaaaatgtgccaatCCAATGATACAAGATGAACAATTGAGAGGAAATGTTAAGCACAGAAAAGAGTGTGAAGACCGGGGAAGCTGTTAATTCTCTATCTTTTATAAATGAGAAGCGCTCTGTTAATGGACCTAATGCAGTGGAGATACTGTTGCTGCTTTACTTCCTGACGTTTTTCCCTCTCTACATCCCTATGGTATTTTTCTGCTGCATAAAACAAACCTACCGCACATAATAACTCGTAACAGAATCAGAGCTACGTTATTCTGCTTATAGGAGGACATATGTGAACACTAAAGTACAAGCAAAAGCTCATAAAGTCAGCGATAACGGCAGCAGGTGTGTTCACATCTCAGTCGGCTGTTTCGAAAATGCCAAATGTATATAAGAAATTTTCAGTGATGCAgtgtattttgttaaacatccaTCTCCTTCACTTTCTGTGTCTAAACTAAATACTTGAATTATTCGCCTGCCCCAGCTGGGCGCATATGTGTGATAGAATGAGGTCAGAtgagttttagtttttgtctctaCCTTTGATGTGTGAAAGATgccaaggtgtgtgtgtgtgtgtgtgtgtgtgtcaaagcaCACTTGTTATGTAGAGTGTCTTCACAAAGATGTTTTCGGCCAGAACGGGTATGAAGAGAACAATTAATTGTGGATTTTGTGCCTCCAGTACGTGTTGTTTTGAGGTAACCCACATGATGAAGTGCATCTCGCTCCTCCTCTGTTGTCCTGCTGCCAGCTCGCTTTTTGTCTCCGTTACACTGTACAGGTGGTGACTCGGTTTATCATGGGATGTCACAGAAAGGGCAAACCTCTCACACATACGTTGGGGTTTACTGTGGAAAATGTTACCAGTCCAAACAAGGGTTGAGGATCAGAGACACACAATCTGGAAAACATAGAcaagaaacagcagaaatagAGTTTCTGCATTGTGTGGATGAGTGAAAATAATGAACTGAAGAGAAAAATCAAATGTAGGTACAAGtacatgcagaaaaacacacacatttatatgcACATACTTAAAAATGCTTAAGTTCTGAAATAGCTTAAATAAGTAATGATTTTTGTTCCACTAGACTTCATGTTATTGTGTCTGTGATTTAACTCTTAGCCTCACTTCAGCTCTCACGTGGTCATTTCCATGTGGCTGCATTTGAGCGAGCGTGTAAATATTACATCACACAAAGAAACGCACAAGAAGGCTCCGGCTGACTCTTTAAAGGATGAGACACTTAATGCAGCACCTCAACAAGTAGAAGCCAAGATTAATACTCCTGGGAGCTGCTTTGAAATTTTTGAAGTCATAGCCAGGAATTCCTTGATtcaaaaacaagcttttaatTACCTTCCCTTTTGCAAATGCTACAATGTGTATATGTTGTTAATATTTTCAGGTTTCATTAAGCGAATCACAAAAGTCTCCTAGTTTTATTAATGTCttgcatttttgtcacttgtATTAGTGTGTTCATAACTCACTTCGTCATAATGtgcattttagtttgttttgcaggcttttttcatttattttcatcattcttgtgcagatttttttaatttgctggcACAGGTTGCATAAATTCTtgattttactctttttttttctgtacctACATTACATGATGGGTAAATGTGTAACAGTAAATGCTCTACTATATAACTGTTGTTAGGACTCCACCCAGTGGAAGAAATGTTGATGTACAccaaattattttttgttgcaatCATATTTGCAAGATTACAAACACAGATCATGCAGTCACAATCTTATGGTTATGTAAATGTAACATGATTCTGTGTctggacaataaaaaaaaattattttcagtctgttacatcagataaaaaaatgctaatttaagAAGTGGCTGAACAACAATAATACAATTATATTTTCCGATTGAGGAATCTGTTGTGAAAACAGGTGAGATAATGTGTTTAAATTTCTAAAATGCTTAAACATTTTAGAGTTGAGAAATGGCTGCAACTTAAATTGCAGTTCGAACCTAGCAGTATTTGTGAGTCCTAAGggtatttttttcacttaataaaggtttaaataACTCATGTTTCTATAATGACAAACTTcgaaaaaatgttttacaaaaatattctAAACCTGGACTACTCGGCTCAAGATTTCTGCTCTGTACTTGTTTGCTGACTGTTAGTCCAGACAGCATCGTCTTTATGCCTGACTTTTTCCTACGGGAGGCACcgcagtgtgcgtttgtgtgtcttgGATCGTCTGCTGGAGCTCTGGCATCCAGAGAAGTGGTGACTTTGAGAGCCTGATGCTTGAGTCCATTCATTCCTCTAAGTTTCCTGGTAGAAAATCACTGAAAGAAACTCTTGTTCACTTTCACATTTGGATGAGAGATTCTGAGATCTGAAGACACATTCAGCCGACCAGCACCTCACCGCTCACACTGCAGGTAAATCTCGCTTTCTGctacttttaaaaatatctttatgatgttttcttcttttattcatcatttatttactaGCCAGAGACGGACATAACCCTGCATTCAATGTTTGCATGTATTTCTATCAGTTTTCTAagctttttttaattgtatttaacaTCTCCTAGACATGAAGTTTGTGATCCTGTTGGCTGTCTTCAGTGGTAAGTTATGATTTATCTTCACTGCGCTTCAATTAGTATgtttagatgttttagatttagAGCCATGATCAAGTGCAACCTAATGTTGACTTTAAATGGATCACTTTTGATCAGATTCCTATGTACATTATACACTTAATTTCTACACCAGTATTATTTTAGATGTAACAGAATGagtattatttaaaattaaaactctATTGCCTGTAATTCACTATTTTTGTGCCACGGAAatgttattttctctctttttaaaccCAGTTGACTGCTTTTCCCATTGTGTGCAGGGGTTTTTGCCGCACCGTTTGTGAAAGAAGAGGAGGCAAAGCGGTTCATCAGACTGAAGAGACAGTCAGGATACTGGGATCCACACCATTCTCAGAACCAGTGGGGTTACACCGTTCAGGAACAGGTAGGACTACGTTGTGTGGTGTGAATATATAGGAGTGCAATAACCCGCTTTGATCATAACTTCTTGTGAAGGATTGCAAAAGCTAATACAAAggctttgtttttcctcctcaggCTAATGAGTACTATACAGCCCTCCGAACAGATGCTCAGTACTACATGGACATGAGCAACCTGATGTTTGACCGCTCTGTGGCTACGTGAGTGAGATTAGTGAACTGTTATCCACAGCTACTCTAACCACATGACATTAGAATGCTTTATTTAGAAAATGAAGGCAGTTCAGGCTCAAAATTAGTTTTACTCAAGATAATTGTAgatttttgttgccatttaaAGCTCCTAATGTGTACAAACTGAATGCTGTAGCTTTCCTGCGTGCTGTAATTTTCTTGTAATAGgcttttcagatgacataccgTAAATTCGTAACAACTCATTACAGTAGATTGTTTAAtgattttttcagtgtttttcttatttgttttgttgcagtGAAAACAACAGGCTCTATATGGAGATGCTCCGCAATGCACGAGCTCACCTGGACAGTCTGACGGGTCGACAGAGGTAGAAAACAAGAGGAAGACCGAGGAGGTGTAACATCACAATGGTACTTCAGCAAAGCCCCAACATTTGATTGATTTATAGAAATACATATTAATATGTTCTATATTCTGAGCCTCAATCATGaactatttttgtaaaataatgttttagttttgtatttAGATACAACTAAATATCTGTGCTGGTTGTGCAAgaactattttttttccaacattgtTCTTATAAGAATATGAAATGTGCTCATTATTAAGCATGGCAATGTGAGGAAAAGAATGAGTTTATAAAATAACAATCCCAATGatcatttaataataaaaaaaagtttgtgcCACTGCAAAAAAGCGCAATTTTCATTTAATACTGATATTGTCTTGAAATATTATTGCGTGCAGTTAATGAAAATATTCTCACAGTGGAAAAAGGACTCAgacaaaaaactgcttttacaTGAGATCAGGAGAAATGAATCATGCTTGTTGtacatttggtgttttaaatcTTGTGAATTCTGATGGAAAGTGAGTTTTTATTTAAAGGCATGATATGAAGAAAGAAGCATTTATTTCacaagacattttagaaaaaaattgagTTTTGCATTCTTTGATGTCTTTCAGGGGGTTGCTGAGGTTTAACACTCGATGGTGCTGTCAATTGCACATActtagagtgcctgtataatcAGAGTGGctacaactggggatttgacgccattttgtttccattcactcaatatgggaagCGCAGCGcaaggtgcacattcacgaaaactatggattgtttactgatttcaagacatgttttggacaaaataatttagtggcttgttttgtctggatgtccaaggttggagtATGGCCGTtgtttgtggaatattttcatctgtgactagttttgagccttcaaaggtgagttgtgctgtttacgttatttgctgtttgttggacaaatgtgtttatattacccgctgtggtaatcacatccgaaagtggtttataccggtggattcatgaaaatctaagctttccatgggtgtataatgtttctatcatcgagtttgcaacTTCGgtaaatttagtaaaatacgttctcccgtccgcctgtacggtgctgcagctgtaagcatgTGGCTAACAGCaagcatcctcatgctaacggcggctaacagcccagaaacaggtgaacaacacggagcctgttcgggtcatatgaggctgataagtgactgcaggttggacggaaaacagaaaataggaaacagaaaactgtcagctgtttgttgaattggaaatcatgtgaatgaacagggaggctgttgtcgaagctcagatgggccgcttaagtttaacgggttaccccgttaaacttaagcggcccgtatttcatgcatctccatgcatgaaaatggtcaaagtcagaataaccacaactgcctaaaatcacatcaaactgtctgtcatctgtcattcacccatacatcataacatgaaagtacatacatgggactaacctggcacaaaaatcatgatgaagtcggtttccatcccactctccggactttattttcccccagtttccttctttcactactcctgggaaatctaaacatgtgtaatcccttctccgatcgatttgtgcacccaaaggcacaacagcccgtcatttttcaggtatttatgaaaccaaaaaagacctagaattactctctgcgttgtaaacaacgttaacaggcataaccggcgttcatgaattggaaacaaaatggctcctatagatcacgtgaccaaaattttttggacccgtcatgttgccactctcattatacaggcactctacaCATACTGTTTACTTTTCCACATACTTTCTTCCTCTTGGCTCTTTCTTACTTCATCTGACATCAGTGTGACTTCATCCAACATTGTACAAATTATAAACAACTACAGTTTTCACTGAATGGAACAGGAGTACAAATTGATGGCACTGATGGTAACAAATAGAGAATCAGCCTTTATTAGTGTGATGAAGAACATCTGAACATTACCAATACTGTTTATGGGTTGAATGTGTAACTTAATTCATTTATTGCACTTAAATTGAATTCTGTCTGAATAAGATGAGGCAGACCAGGAAACAGTGTTCAACAGAAACACAGTGCAAACTATTCAGAAAAAGCTTTGCAACTTTGAGCTCTGAACAGTGACTTAATGCTTTGTTACActaatgaataaaatgtgtttaatgaTTTTTGCAAACATGTACAAGGTGGCAGCATCTGTAATAAATGTGTAAGGTAGTTCAAATGTTGTTGGTATCTTGAGGCTTTTGATGCAGTACACTACTAAGTAGTTACAGCAAGAAGTATTTTGTGCTTCAGGTACAGTAAGTAATAGTTAAAGCCAGAATGATTACACTGAGCAGCCACAATGTTAAAGCCAGCTGGAGTGAATAACTTTGATCTTCTTTTTACAATGCAGTGTTCCGCTGCATCCATTTAAATACTGTTCTAGACCCAGAACAAACTGTTCATCAGTGGCAGCAGCCTCccccagcaggataatgcaacCTGCTACACTGCTCACAAACAGTTCAAGGAGCACGACACAGAGCCCAAGGCGTTGGCTcggcctccaaactccccagatcccaatGCAATCAAGCATCTATGGGAAGCGCTAGAACAAACCCGATCCAGGAAGGTCCCAACCCTCAgcccacaggacccaaaggatctgATGAAACATCCTGCTGCCAAACGGCGTAGGACACccacagaggtcctgtgtccatgtaCCGACATTTAAGAGCTGTTCTAGTGGCTTTAATAGGTTTTTCATAAACTCAGGCATAATATTAGGTTTTAACATTGGGCTGATGGTGTCTGTATAAAAGAAACTACAGAGATTTTagaaggttgttttttttaaatagttttttggTCTGGAAACTTGTTTTGTGGCCAAATGAAAACTGATACGTTTCAAGAAAACCAGCATGCATCATATGAGTAGTGATGTCATTTAGAAACAGAAATAAGGAAATCAGCAAAGTCCAGAATAAAGTGAAAAGTAAAATTTTTCAGTGGATTTATTACAGTTAAGTAAGCGGAATGGAATTGGTTGGGTTTCCGCTTCAATACCTTTTTAAAATGGCAAGCATGTGTAATATTTGACACTTAAAGCTAGAATCTACATTATTATGTAGAATCTAAAAGGGATATGTTTTTTGAATTTGGCATTTAACAGACTAAAAAGTAGCATAGGTGGCAATAACTTTATGATCGTCTTGGGTATCTCCAAGCAGATTGGTACGCTATTTGACATGTAATGATATGCACGCAAAGTATACCTATACTGGCCTCATGACTTAATGACATACACAAGATTTCACTCAGTGAATCAAAAGAAGACGGgttctgctgtaaaatgtaCGTTTGATGGCTTCTTGCTGCTCAGTGATAACGTGTTTCATGAATTCTTGAAGGTGGCTCCTACTGGAGTATTGTCCCTAGTTTGAAGGTGGCTCCTCGCTTGGAGTTGGAGGAGGGATTTTCATAAACTTCTGTAGAgctggagtgaagatgaggatggtGCCCAGTACTGAGACAGTGAGGAAAGCCCACAGGAAGATCCTGTCCAACACCTGCGCCACAAACTTCCAGTCTTGTACCACCtgtgaaaaagcagaaatttaAGTCTTTCAACAATTAGATTCACAACTTGTTAATATTTCTGGATTGATGCTATACACACCTCGCGGATGAAGTGCTCTTTGCGGATGTGTCTGCTGATGTAGCGCACTGAATAGATGGCTTTCTCCAGCATGGTGGCCCATGCCTCGTCCTCCTTCCCTTCAGAATTCGTTTGTCCGTGCATTCCGCTGTTTGTCCTCTGGCCTCCTCTCCGACCTCCAGATCGAGACTTCAGCTCGGGGCTTTCCGGCGCCAGCTCTGGGTAGTGGTAGCGGTCAGTGTGTCCTCGCATGCAGAGCAACCTGGGAAGCTTCTGCAGGAAGAGGTTCCGCACCCACGGCGACATGGGGTGGTAGGTGGCCGAGGAGCGGTGATGCACGTTGATGACAAAGACGGTGACAATGATGGAGAGGGTGACGAAGATCATGATGAAGAGCAGGTACTCTCCGATGAGCGGGATCACCTTGGAGGAGGAGGGAATGATTTCCTCTATAACCAGGAGGAACACAGTGAGCGACACGAGGACGGAGGTAGAGAGCGACAGTTTCTCTCCTTCGTCTGAGGGGAGGTAAAACACCAAGACAGTCAGGAAGGACAAACCCAAACACGGGATGATGAGGAAGAGAGTGTAGAACAGTGGCAGCCTCTTCAGGATGAAGGAGTATGTGATGAACGGGTAAGAATATAAGCCATCCTTCCTGTTTCCTCTAGCACCAGTGGCACTGAGGATTTCCCACTCCCCATTATCGAAGAAGTCTTTCCGATCAACCTGGTTGTCCATCAGAACCAGGTCTACCATGTTGCCATCGTACGTCCAGGAGCCAAACTTCATGGTGCAGTTCTGTCGGTCGAAGGGGAAGAAGGTGACATCCATGGTGCAAGCAGATTTATAACTGGCAGGTGGTGTCCAGGTGATGGCACCGTTGAACTTCACAATAGCTTTAGTCATCAGGGAGCCTTCAAACCGTCCGTCAGCACTGAGGAAATATGGAAGCAAAGTCAGAAAGTACCTGTTGTTCTTATCAGAATCACATTCATagattttttgcatttaaatgtattGATTATATTGATCTTTTTAATGCATTGTCATAGTTTAAATGTATTGCAAATCATTCTGTAGCATTATAGTTATGGAAGGAATTTTTATATTCTCATTACTAGAAATACGTTCAAGTTCCAGAGGTTAATTGTCATATGCACTGAAACCAGACACTGTACAGTGAAATTCTTATTTTCCTGAAGCAAATATATGCACTAATGATACTCAATAATCAAAccaactgaaaactgaaatttaATGGAAAATGTCCCTAGCGTTACAtaccctttgttttagtgtgttagATTAAAAGTAAGATTAGAATATTAAACTTCTGTTACATctttaaaatctaaatcaaTTCAAAATACTACATTACCAGTGAAAAgcttggacacatcttctcattcaatatttttttatttatttgtactattctctacattgtagattaatactgaagaccaattcttttttgtttacaacataattccatcagtattcttttatagtttcgatgtcttcagtattaatctatgatgcataaaataactaaataaaaaccactgaatgagaaggtgtgtccaaacttttgactggtagtgcatatgaacaatattcattttttgttcatgCTGTTTTCATGCTGGTGGagtatttaaattttacatgaAGTGACATCAGTCAGCTGGTTTGTGGAGCATCAGCTCAGTCTTACTTCTCATACAGGACGATGTCTGGCAGCCAGATGTTTTCTGAAGGGACTCTGATGGAAGTGATTCCTCCATATTTTTCTGGATTCCATCGTAGCTTGTAATCAATCCACTCCTGGTGGTagtaaaatgcaaaacactAGATGTCATATGATTAGGCTTATGCAAAACAGTTAACAGTAGTTTTCAATAGTGGACTTTACTTTGCAATAGTTAGACGGACATccatattaatatttttgtaaagacACCACTAAATCCATATAATACACTACCATATGTCATCATTATTCTGCTCCTGCCCAACAAAGTAATGTTATTTACTAGTTTCAGCTACTGTATCACAtaacaaagaacacaaacaaaagagaaaaacaccaaactatTTCTCTCTGACTTTCTGATCTGGGTGTAAAGTCATGACattaccacaaaaaacaacaaacaaatgtacattttgaaatgtaaaattctTCATCCTGATGTGTTTCTCCTTATAGAGCCTAAGGCTTGTTTTGATCACTAATTAAAACTGGGTCATTTAAGTAGAAATAATCTTTTTCTTGgtctctctgaaaaaaaatattatagcAAATAAGAGTCTTCTTAATGATTTATTGATGCAATTGATACGATTCACTGTGACCATGTAGCCTcagttcatttttgtgtctcacctGACGGAGCCAAACATTAGTTGTCATTAGCTGGTTTTTCTCAtcctaaaacagacaaaagaaaacagacaaggaGATTGATATTTAAAAAGGAGGGAACAGCCAAAAGGCAACATAATGAAATTTAGGTGAAGACGAC containing:
- the LOC127535795 gene encoding uncharacterized protein C3orf85-like is translated as MKFVILLAVFSGVFAAPFVKEEEAKRFIRLKRQSGYWDPHHSQNQWGYTVQEQANEYYTALRTDAQYYMDMSNLMFDRSVATENNRLYMEMLRNARAHLDSLTGRQR
- the LOC110948186 gene encoding neuronal acetylcholine receptor subunit non-alpha-2-like — protein: MVSSATTDEKKPRCVCFIAVCSLLQLFGTGGYRSARSDRDKNTMKLAMLLLLLVSVSFPLPVNSIAAPNEFVSLAEMEDALLKNLFQGYQRWVRPIQRANDTVRVRFGLKISQLVDVDEKNQLMTTNVWLRQEWIDYKLRWNPEKYGGITSIRVPSENIWLPDIVLYENADGRFEGSLMTKAIVKFNGAITWTPPASYKSACTMDVTFFPFDRQNCTMKFGSWTYDGNMVDLVLMDNQVDRKDFFDNGEWEILSATGARGNRKDGLYSYPFITYSFILKRLPLFYTLFLIIPCLGLSFLTVLVFYLPSDEGEKLSLSTSVLVSLTVFLLVIEEIIPSSSKVIPLIGEYLLFIMIFVTLSIIVTVFVINVHHRSSATYHPMSPWVRNLFLQKLPRLLCMRGHTDRYHYPELAPESPELKSRSGGRRGGQRTNSGMHGQTNSEGKEDEAWATMLEKAIYSVRYISRHIRKEHFIREVVQDWKFVAQVLDRIFLWAFLTVSVLGTILIFTPALQKFMKIPPPTPSEEPPSN